The Electrophorus electricus isolate fEleEle1 chromosome 8, fEleEle1.pri, whole genome shotgun sequence genome contains the following window.
ACAACCATCTACAGGTATCCGAGGACCCAgtgtgtgccaagaaaatattcccacaccattactccacctccaccaacctgaactgttgacacctgaTGGGAAAGGCTAATCGATTCATGTTGCTGgtgccaaattctgaccttTCCATCAGAATGGTTTGACAAAAATCTGCATTCATCTGACCAGGTGATGTTTCTCCATTGCTCACTGATCCAGTTTTTATGCTCTTTTATCCACTGaagtcttgtttttttgttccccTTAGACAGCAACATCACTGAAACTGTTTTTTGGTAGCCGATCTGTGCTAAGGAACATCAGCTTGTGTGTTTGGACACACAAGTGGGAACATCAGCATTGCATTCGTCTGCTATGTGCTTGACTGTACACCGCCTATTCCTCAAAATGATTCTTGATATCCTTCTCGGACCCCTTTCATCAGTGAGTTGTTTATGTCCACAGGATCCCCTTTCGCGGGATGTTTTTCCTTGATCACACTGCTCTTGTTATACTCTTGACACCGTTGCACAAGAAAACCCCAGGAAAttggcagtttttgaaattaTGGCCCTGGCTAATCTGACACCAATGACCATAACATGGCTAGTCTAACTCCGTTCACCATGCCTTATTCAAAGTCATTGAGATCACTCAATTTTCCCATTGTAATGTCAATTCACACTGGAACTGTTCCCAGAACAGTCTTTGTAATACAGTCTTCTAACACAATGTAATGACAGGTCTTTGTAATGTAAAGTTACTAACAGAAACAACAGTGGGCTATTTTTTGGGTGACTAAAGTTAACTGGGTCACTTCCAAGTTTTATCTCATTTTGATTATGATAATCAAAAGCATCTGCAAATATGTTTatgaaactaaaacaaaaatatttaaattgctAAAATTTGCTCTGTATACAAATGTGTTGCCTTTGTCCAAAATAGCCATCCTGATATCACTACTGATTAACCCCAGAGTTTGTATACACTAATATCACAAACTCATTTAATTAACTCTCTctaacccccccaccacacacagaagtTCACACACCAAAGAACAATCACACACCTGTAATCTTAGAGATATATTTTCTGTTAACGGATGCATCTTACATTAACAATGGTTATGTCATCTTCCTGTGTTCCTCGAACAGACTGTTTTAGGGTGTTGCTATGCAACAATGTTTGGTGAGCTTCAGGCATGTAGATTGTGTCAGGAGCTAATTAAATTTCCACAGGGAGAGATGCTGCACCCCTTCATGTTATAATAAGGTAATAATAAAGTAGATTGTACAAGACAAAGGTACATCGCTCACATATACAGCTCTGGTGGGACATCTACAATATGATATTGCTGATTATTTTACAGGGTGAGTTTTAACCAAATTGttcaaaatgcataatttatttgcttttccTTTCATAAATTCACTCAACAAAGCATACTTGAAGTACAGTACAACGTCATGGGAGTCTGATGGGCTTTGATGCTATTTTTATTGTTACTATTTtatgatgacatttttgttattaatatgatgttattttaattttattttcctgcatTGACTATTTTTTAGTTTGCAGATATCTTTAAACTCTTTCCTACTTATAAGTTTCAAAGGCAACAACAAATCACTTTACACCTCTACATAAGTTAATAAATAATCTATACTATAGTATAAGATATTAAATTAGTTTACTAGTTAGTTGGTTAGTTTGGTTGTTTAAGTCACTCTGAACAAAAGTATCTgctaaatattgtaaatgtaaatgcaaacataATTGATTGTCCTCCACTAAAATCAATTAACTCTTTGATATGTTGCAGTTTGTCCTTAAGGGATATTTTCCATCCTTTCCAAACAAGttcattcttctttttcatGGATTTAATGCCATCCCCAAATGCTATGTGAAAGACAGACGCATCACCATGTTGGTCAGCCAGCTGCTCCTGCTCGTCTACATCTTTACATTCCTCCTCGGACTTCCTGCCAACGTCCTCGCCTTCTGCACTTTCTGTCGCAAGGTCCGCCGTAAACCTGCTCCCATCGACATCCTTCTGCTCAACCTTACGATCTCCGACCTCATCTTCCTCGCCTTCTTACCTTTCAAGATGAAGGAGGCTTTTGACAACATGATATGGACTTTACCCGACTTCTTGTGTCCCCTCAGCAGTTTCATGTTCTTCTCTACAATATATACCAGCACCTTTTTTCTGACGGCAGTAAGCGTGGAGCGCTACCTGGGAGTTGCTTTCCCGTTCCGATACTCGTTGAACCGCCGGCCACGCTATGCTGTGATAGCTAGCATGTTCTTCTGGCTTGTGGGCACCATGAACCTGAGCATTGTCTATATCGTCCCGTTGATCCCTTCGAGCAGCGGGGATGACCGCAGCCTTGAAACAAACGACACCGTGCATCAGCCCTCGGGACAAAAGTGCTACAGCAACTTCACCATGGAGCAGTTGGACATTCTGCTCCCGGTCCGCCTGGAGCTCTTCCTGGTGCTCTTCTGCGTCCCATTCCTCATCTGCTGTTTCTGCTACATCAACTTCATTCGGATCCTGTCGAGGTTACCGCATATTGGCCGACGTCGCAAGCTGAGGGCTATCGGACTTGCCATGGGGACGCTAGTAGTGTTTGCTGTATGCTTTGGACCATACAATGTCTCCCACGCAGTCGGTTTTGTCCTTAAGGAGGACGAGGACTGGCGTGAGCTGGCTTTGATCTCCAGCACCCTAAACACTTGTCTGGACCCCATAATTTTCTACTTCTCCTCAGCAGCAGTAAGGAGCACGATCAGTGGTTTTATAAAAGGAGTCAGGGAGAAAGTTCACGTCTTAAGATGCAAGAAGTTTCAGTGTTGCACCTTTCTGGTCCCCACTActgagaaatacagagaaacaTATCCACCTGACAACTTAAGATGCACTTAGCATCGCTGGAATTTGTATACATTTGATATGTATGATTAGTTGTGGATGATTTAACTGGAAGACCCATGGTACTGTATGCTTGTTTACCTGACTGAAGGCTTCTGTAAGGAACAGTTCAAGATTTGGCTCGGCCTAAACAATAATGTAAGTG
Protein-coding sequences here:
- the LOC113578365 gene encoding free fatty acid receptor 2-like, which codes for MLVSQLLLLVYIFTFLLGLPANVLAFCTFCRKVRRKPAPIDILLLNLTISDLIFLAFLPFKMKEAFDNMIWTLPDFLCPLSSFMFFSTIYTSTFFLTAVSVERYLGVAFPFRYSLNRRPRYAVIASMFFWLVGTMNLSIVYIVPLIPSSSGDDRSLETNDTVHQPSGQKCYSNFTMEQLDILLPVRLELFLVLFCVPFLICCFCYINFIRILSRLPHIGRRRKLRAIGLAMGTLVVFAVCFGPYNVSHAVGFVLKEDEDWRELALISSTLNTCLDPIIFYFSSAAVRSTISGFIKGVREKVHVLRCKKFQCCTFLVPTTEKYRETYPPDNLRCT